One part of the Coffea eugenioides isolate CCC68of chromosome 10, Ceug_1.0, whole genome shotgun sequence genome encodes these proteins:
- the LOC113750605 gene encoding uncharacterized protein LOC113750605, translated as MVERLGLPTTKHPHPYRLQWLSEEGEVRVYKQVRVPFSIGKYIDEVVCDVAPMHATHVILGRPWQFDKHVTFDAKANKYILLHNGKRMVLTPLTPAQVYEDQLKLQREYELDRQKRKQKAADPGKCSTSTSEHSTKGQVSTPSVTHDPALTKPNTRKRNMIIKAKDVRKLVNSDQPVLLLVCKHVLLNIDELNNALPSSVVALLQEFEDVFPDEVPDGLPPI; from the coding sequence ATGGTTGAAAGATTGGGCCTTCCTACAACTAAACATCCACACCCataccgcctccaatggctaagtgaagAAGGAGAGGTACGTGTTTACAAACAGGTACGTGTTCCTTTTTCAATTGGTAAATACATTGATGAAGTAGTGTGTGATGTTGCTCCTATGCATGCGACACATGTCATTTTAGGaagaccttggcaatttgataaaCATGTCACATTTGATGCTAAGGCAAACAAGTACATTCTTTTGCACAATGGTAAACGCATGGTCCTAACACcactcacacctgcacaagtgtatgaggaccAACTTAAATTGCAAAGAGAGTATGAATTGGACCgccaaaagaggaaacaaaaggcggCCGACCCTGGCAAATGCTCCACTTCTACAAGTGAGCACTCGACCAAGGGTCAAGTGAGCACACCTAGTGTCACACATGATCCCGCATTGACTAAGCCCAACACTAGGAAGCGAAACATGATAattaaggctaaggatgttCGAAAACTTGTGAATTCTGACCAGCCTGTATTACTCTTGGTTTGCAAACACGTGCTCCTAAATATTGATGAGCTCAATAACGCATTGCCTTCGAGTGTTGTTGCTCT